ACAGATGTCGTTTATCGAATAAAGCTGAAAGAGGGTTCTCAAACTGCCTATATTATTAATTTAATTGAACATCAATCAACACCACGAGCTGATATGCCAGTGCGAGTTTTGCTTTATGAGAGTGGTCTAATTAAAAATCATTGGGATAATCATAAAGAAGTTCCTCTAGTCTATTCAACGGTTTTTTATAATGGTAAGGAAGCCTGGTATTATCCTACTCATCTTAAAGCGATGATTAATGCGCCACCTGATTTAATTGATCGTTATGCTTTCCAACCTTTTCAGTTAATACAATTGAATCATATTCCTGATGAAGTATTAAAAGAACATTTATGGTCTGGATTGGTGAGCCTTGCTATGAAGCATATCTATGACCGAGATATACTACCTATTTTGAAAGAATTAATGGATATGTTACAGCAAGCAGAGCAATATGGTAGGCAGGACATTCCTTTGAAAATATTATATTATTTTGCTGTGGCGAATGAAGTATCTGATTCAGATGCATTCAATGAGCTGATTAATTCGCATTTGTCCTATCAAATAGGGGAGAGTCTTATGACGTTAGTAGAGCAGTATCGCCAGAAAGGTAGAGTAGAGGGTATAGCTGAAGGGAGAGTGAAAGGTATAGCGCAGGGTAGAGAAGAAGGAAAAAATGAAACTATCTTGAAGATGGTAAGTACTATGCTAAAACAGGGTTATAGTTCTGAAGCCATTGCTAAAATTACTGGTTTAACTATTGAGGAAATACATTCAATAACTTAATTATTTTCATTTATCCCTTAAGATCGGAGAATTACT
The nucleotide sequence above comes from Gammaproteobacteria bacterium. Encoded proteins:
- a CDS encoding Rpn family recombination-promoting nuclease/putative transposase, which encodes MPAIKNRKIQKISLSHTNPHDSFFAQSLSDLTIARDFLEQYLPKPLLESLDLTTLEICKDRIVDGKLRSSYTDVVYRIKLKEGSQTAYIINLIEHQSTPRADMPVRVLLYESGLIKNHWDNHKEVPLVYSTVFYNGKEAWYYPTHLKAMINAPPDLIDRYAFQPFQLIQLNHIPDEVLKEHLWSGLVSLAMKHIYDRDILPILKELMDMLQQAEQYGRQDIPLKILYYFAVANEVSDSDAFNELINSHLSYQIGESLMTLVEQYRQKGRVEGIAEGRVKGIAQGREEGKNETILKMVSTMLKQGYSSEAIAKITGLTIEEIHSIT